A stretch of DNA from Campylobacter concisus:
TGTTGCCAAAACTTTATGGCAATGAAGAATTCTTGGATATAGGCTGCGGATATGGTAGTGTTAGTTATGAGCTTATTAAGAAAGGTTTTAGTGTATCTGGGGTTGAGATCAACAATGAAGCATTAAAAGTTCTTTTGGATAGAGGATTTAAGATTTATAAAAAAGATATTTCAGAGTCCTTAAATATAAACGAACGTTTTAATATTGTATTATTAGATGTATTAGAGCATGTATTTGATCCAATGAGATTGCTTGAAGAGTCAGTGAAGTTAATCAATCGAGACAATAATGATATAAATGCTGGGGGGGGTATATCATAATTAGTGTTCCTCTTTATTTTGATCTTCTGGATAGATTAAAAATTTTATTTACAGGGAGTGTTATTAGTTTGGATAATTTATGCTATGGAATTGATAATTATAAGAAGTTTAGAAGTTATAATTATGATCACATACGTTTTTTTAGACCGAAAGATGTTCTTGAAATGGGCGAAAAACTAGGGTTAATAGTTGATAAAGTAAGCTATGGTGCAACCGGTTATATAGGTAATAAAATATTAAAATTTATTGTGAGACTAATCTCAAATAAATATACAGTTAATTTAGTTCCTAATTTACTGGCACATTCTATGAGAATTAGATGGAAAGTGAAATGAAAAAAATTGGTATTCTTGCTTTTGCGGATCCAAAAAGTGGTGGCGTTTATCAGTATACGCATTCTATTATAGATGCTTTTTCAAGAGATAAGAGTAATACATATATTATATTTACCAATACCAATAACAGAAGTTTTGATGAGTATAAATTGGAGGTAAGAAAAATAAAAAGTCCAAATATTTTTTTTTATAAGCTAATAAGAGCATTGCAGACTCTTTTGCTTATTAGGAAACCATTCTTTTTTACCAATTATGAAAAGGATATCTTTTCTGATATAGATAAATTCATTTCTCCTACTATATCTTTATATCCGCATTTTTATTTAAATAAACCTTTTATTTTTACATTGCATGATATGCAAGAAAGATATTATCCGCATTTTTTTACAACAAAGGATAAAATCCTTAGATGGCTAAATAATAGGTCTTTATCAAAAACAGCAGATAAAATTTTATGTGAATCTCAATTTGTAAAAAGTGATATTATAAAATTTTTGGGAGCTGATCCAGATAAGGTGCATGTAGTCCAATCACCACCTCCAAAGTGCTTTAATAGTAGCACCATAGATAAAAATTTGTATAAAACTATAAAAGCAAAATATAACCTTCCTGAAGAATATATCTTCTATCCAGCTCAGTTTTGGCCACATAAAAACCATATAAAATTATTAGAAGCTTTTAGCATTGTTAAAAAGGAATTCAAGGATTTAAGATTGGTTTTTACTGGTTCAAAGCAAAATAACTTTCAAAACGTAGATCATAAAATAAAAGAATTACAATTGCAAAATAGTGTTATCTATCTTGGCTATATAGATTATTCTGATCTTCCATTTTTATACAAGATGTCTAAATTTTTAGTTATGCCCACGCTTTTTGAGAGCATTAGCATCCCGATATATGAAGCATTTTCATTAAAAGTTGCAGTTTGTTGTTCTAATGTTGTAGCATTGCCCGAACAAGTTGGAGAAGCTGGTTTGTTGTTTGATCCAAATAATGAGAATGATATAGCTGAAAAAATGATTATGTATTTAAACGATAGTGCATTACTGGAAGAAAAAGCTTCATTGGGATACTTAAAAATAAATAGTTTTGATTACGAAGCATATAAAAATAATATTATAGAAATAATAGGATCATGAGTTAATGTCTTATTTTTACAGGATTTTTTATGACCCAAAAGCTATACTATAAAAACTACAATGAAAAACCAACTAAACTTAGCGTAATTACCGCAACTTATAATGCGGATAAATTCTTGCCTAGATTGATAAAAAGTCTAAAAGAGCAAGTCGATAAAGATTTTGAGTGGATCATTTCTGATGGAGCGTCTAGCGATAAGACTTTAGAAATTTTAAAAAATATTGGTGGGATAAATATAAAAGTAATTTCGGGCGAAGACTTTGGGATTTATGATGCTTTAAATAGAGGCATAAAAGCTTGCAATGGAGAATTCTATCTTGTTATCGGTGCTGATGATGAGCTTTATCAAAATGCTATTAAAGATTATAAGAAAGCTATGGAAGATGGTGTAGACATAATAACAGCTTGTATTGATACTGATAATGGCAAAATTGAGCCAAATGGCGGACCAAGATGGCTAAAGGCACAAGCTCACTACATCTCTGGACATGCTGTAGGCTCAATATACCGCACAAGTCTTCATCAAAAACTTGGTTACTATTCAAGAAAATTTCCAATAGCGGCAGATCAGCTATTTGTATTGACTGCTGCAAATTATGGAGCAAAGATAAAAGTTGTAAAAAGTATTGTCGGTAAATTTTCAAATGATGGAGTTAGTAGTATTGATATGTTAGGAACTCTTTGTGAATTTTACAGAGTTCAGGTGGTGATGGGCGAAA
This window harbors:
- a CDS encoding class I SAM-dependent methyltransferase, with the protein product MAVFESYYNDFYKELSKIDMQNNSFSKIEDMLPKLYGNEEFLDIGCGYGSVSYELIKKGFSVSGVEINNEALKVLLDRGFKIYKKDISESLNINERFNIVLLDVLEHVFDPMRLLEESVKLINRDNNDINAGGGIS
- a CDS encoding glycosyltransferase family 4 protein, with protein sequence MKKIGILAFADPKSGGVYQYTHSIIDAFSRDKSNTYIIFTNTNNRSFDEYKLEVRKIKSPNIFFYKLIRALQTLLLIRKPFFFTNYEKDIFSDIDKFISPTISLYPHFYLNKPFIFTLHDMQERYYPHFFTTKDKILRWLNNRSLSKTADKILCESQFVKSDIIKFLGADPDKVHVVQSPPPKCFNSSTIDKNLYKTIKAKYNLPEEYIFYPAQFWPHKNHIKLLEAFSIVKKEFKDLRLVFTGSKQNNFQNVDHKIKELQLQNSVIYLGYIDYSDLPFLYKMSKFLVMPTLFESISIPIYEAFSLKVAVCCSNVVALPEQVGEAGLLFDPNNENDIAEKMIMYLNDSALLEEKASLGYLKINSFDYEAYKNNIIEIIGS
- a CDS encoding glycosyltransferase, whose translation is MTQKLYYKNYNEKPTKLSVITATYNADKFLPRLIKSLKEQVDKDFEWIISDGASSDKTLEILKNIGGINIKVISGEDFGIYDALNRGIKACNGEFYLVIGADDELYQNAIKDYKKAMEDGVDIITACIDTDNGKIEPNGGPRWLKAQAHYISGHAVGSIYRTSLHQKLGYYSRKFPIAADQLFVLTAANYGAKIKVVKSIVGKFSNDGVSSIDMLGTLCEFYRVQVVMGENKFLQTVLFILRLIKNFRKL